From Candidatus Palauibacter soopunensis, a single genomic window includes:
- a CDS encoding ribose-phosphate pyrophosphokinase — MDTTDFSFHTSPIMLLSGTANPALAQGIADVLGERLCDVTIKRFADGEIFVRIDENVRGRDVFLIQPTNPPAENVLELLILLDAAKRASAARVTAVVPYYGYGRSDRKDQPRVSIAAKLLANLMTAAGADRVLSIDFHQHQIQGFFDIPVDHLYAAPVFRRYYEMKKLDNLVVVATDVSAAKMARGYARRLGGDLAIIDKRRPAPNEAEVSNIVGEVEGKHCIVPDDMIDTAGTMVSAIEVLKERGALDIYILATHPLFSGPAVERIASADVKEITVTDTVPLAPGVQEALPNLTVLSVASLLAQAIESTHENTSVSKLFK; from the coding sequence ATGGACACCACGGACTTCTCGTTCCATACGAGTCCGATCATGCTGCTTTCGGGCACGGCGAATCCCGCCCTTGCGCAGGGGATCGCCGACGTGCTCGGAGAGCGGCTGTGCGACGTCACCATCAAGCGGTTCGCCGACGGCGAGATCTTCGTGCGCATCGACGAGAACGTGCGCGGGCGCGATGTCTTCCTCATCCAGCCCACGAACCCGCCGGCGGAGAACGTGCTCGAACTCCTGATCCTGCTCGACGCGGCGAAGCGCGCCTCGGCGGCGAGGGTCACCGCGGTCGTCCCCTACTACGGGTACGGGCGCTCCGACCGGAAGGACCAGCCGCGCGTGTCGATCGCGGCGAAGCTGCTCGCGAACCTGATGACGGCCGCCGGCGCGGACCGCGTCCTCTCGATCGACTTCCACCAGCACCAGATCCAGGGCTTCTTCGACATCCCCGTGGATCACCTCTACGCGGCCCCCGTCTTCCGGCGCTACTACGAGATGAAGAAGCTGGACAACCTGGTCGTCGTCGCGACGGACGTGAGCGCGGCGAAGATGGCGCGCGGCTACGCCCGACGCCTCGGCGGAGACCTCGCGATCATCGACAAGCGGCGTCCGGCCCCGAACGAGGCGGAGGTCTCGAACATCGTGGGTGAAGTCGAAGGGAAGCACTGCATCGTGCCCGACGACATGATCGACACGGCCGGGACGATGGTGTCGGCCATCGAGGTGCTGAAGGAGCGCGGCGCCCTGGACATCTACATCCTCGCCACGCACCCCCTCTTCTCGGGGCCGGCGGTGGAGCGTATCGCGTCGGCCGACGTGAAGGAGATCACGGTGACGGACACCGTGCCGCTCGCTCCGGGAGTGCAGGAAGCGCTCCCGAACCTGACCGTGCTTTCCGTGGCGAGTCTGCTCGCGCAGGCCATCGAGAGCACGCACGAGAACACCTCAGTGAGCAAACTGTTCAAGTAA
- a CDS encoding mechanosensitive ion channel family protein translates to MGLDQTIYGNTLSAWLIAAGIYAVTTLALWLLERYALRAFARFASQTRTSLDDLVAAVLGETKFALILFVGLFAASLVLELDPVVSIVIRRAAVIAIVVQGGIWASAAIAFWVRRFVDATAGEDAEAVTMVGALSFVGRLAVWSVVLLLILDNLGVEVAALLAGLGIGGIAVALAAQNVLGDLLASLSIILDKPFVIGDFLVIGEFQGSVEHIGLKTTRLRSLGGEQLILGNSDVINTRIRNLGRMEDRRGALKIGVTYDTPRDLLAQIPGWIEEIVAAQEETRFDRCHLSGFADSAIEFDTIFYMTVPEYARFMDAKQAVLLAIHERFDRHGVEFAYPTQVIYTIPGRATPDAR, encoded by the coding sequence ATGGGCCTGGACCAGACGATCTACGGAAACACGCTTTCGGCCTGGCTGATCGCCGCCGGCATCTACGCCGTCACGACGCTCGCGCTGTGGCTGCTCGAACGCTACGCGCTGCGGGCGTTCGCGCGCTTCGCGAGCCAGACGCGGACCTCGCTCGACGATCTCGTCGCCGCTGTGCTCGGCGAGACGAAGTTCGCCCTCATCCTCTTCGTGGGGCTCTTCGCCGCCTCGCTCGTGCTCGAACTCGACCCGGTCGTGTCGATCGTGATCCGCCGCGCCGCGGTCATCGCCATCGTCGTCCAGGGCGGCATCTGGGCGAGCGCCGCCATCGCCTTCTGGGTGCGCCGCTTCGTGGATGCCACCGCGGGCGAGGACGCGGAGGCCGTGACCATGGTCGGCGCGCTCTCCTTCGTGGGCCGGCTCGCCGTGTGGTCCGTCGTCCTCCTCCTCATCCTCGACAACCTCGGGGTCGAGGTCGCGGCCCTGCTCGCGGGCCTCGGCATCGGGGGCATCGCCGTCGCCCTCGCGGCCCAGAACGTCCTCGGCGACCTGCTCGCGTCGCTCTCCATCATCCTCGACAAGCCCTTCGTCATCGGCGACTTCCTCGTCATCGGCGAGTTCCAGGGATCGGTGGAGCACATCGGCCTCAAGACGACCCGGCTCCGGAGCCTCGGGGGCGAGCAACTCATCCTCGGAAACAGCGACGTGATCAACACCCGCATCCGCAACCTCGGGCGCATGGAGGACCGGCGCGGGGCGCTGAAGATCGGCGTGACCTACGACACGCCGCGCGACCTCCTGGCGCAGATCCCCGGCTGGATCGAGGAGATCGTGGCGGCGCAGGAGGAGACCCGCTTCGACCGCTGCCACCTGTCGGGCTTCGCGGACTCCGCGATCGAGTTCGACACCATCTTCTACATGACCGTCCCGGAGTACGCCCGTTTCATGGACGCGAAGCAGGCGGTGCTGCTCGCGATCCACGAACGGTTCGACCGGCACGGCGTCGAGTTCGCGTACCCGACACAGGTCATCTACACGATTCCGGGGCGCGCGACGCCGGACGCTCGTTGA